A window of the Serinus canaria isolate serCan28SL12 chromosome 20, serCan2020, whole genome shotgun sequence genome harbors these coding sequences:
- the LOC103818859 gene encoding ammonium transporter Rh type A-like encodes MAVSPSTYPRRLLPLFLGLFQGALLLFFALFITYDEPSAQAEDTSLVVNQAYSTFPFFQDIQVMLVVGLGLLLTFLPRYGFSALTHNFLLLNISMQWALVLQGLLHHFHHGQIHLDLHKLLISEFAAVTVLISVGAILGRASPCQLLVMATCEIPLYLASEWVIVTCLGVLDVGGTITIHVFSCYFGLGVSKALFRATQQPLHPKETPTTSSDLMSLVGTLILWVFWPSFVAVLCQPGDAQHRAILNTLLAMTASAITTVVASSLLERDGKLSPGHLQNGSLAGGVAIGVVADMAVPPVAALALGSLSAVVCVLGFRFLTPLLARKLTLHDQCGIHNLHGLPGILGGAASVVAVLVAPKDASGSLPSQLSPAGGNASEVAEGQWGVRGVGGQALCQAAGLAVAIGASLLAGLLTGSALRLPCLARPPERLCFDDSLYFKIHEQAESPGADSSAEEGALALQEQV; translated from the coding sequence ATGGCTGTGTCACCCTCTACCTATCCCCGTCGCCTCCTGCCCCTCTTCCTGGGGCTTTTCCAGGGtgccctgctcctcttcttTGCCCTCTTCATCACCTATGATGAGCCCTCGGCGCAGGCAGAGGATACCAGCTTGGTGGTCAACCAGGCCTACAGCACCTTCCCCTTCTTCCAGGACATCCAGGTGATGCTGGTGGTGGGGCTGGGACTCCTGCTGACCTTCCTGCCCCGCTACGGGTTCAGCGCCCTCACCCACAACTTCCTCCTGCTCAACATCTCCATGCAGTGGGCgctggtgctgcagggcctTCTCCACCACTTCCACCACGGCCAGATCCACCTGGACCTCCACAAACTCCTCATCTCTGAGTTCGCTGCTGTGACAGTGCTCATCTCCGTGGGGGCCATCCTGGGGAgggccagcccctgccagctgctcGTCATGGCCACCTGTGAGATCCCCCTCTACCTCGCCAGTGAGTGGGTCATTGTCACCTGCCTGGGCGTTCTGGATGTGGGCGGCACCATCACCATCCACGTCTTCTCCTGCTATTTTGGCCTTGGCGTGTCCAAGGCTCTGTTCAGGGCaacacagcagccactgcatCCCAAAGAGACCCCAACAACCAGCTCTGACCTCATGTCCCTGGTGGGGACACTCATCCTCTGGGTTTTCTGGCCCAGTTTCGTGGCCGTCCTCTGCCAACCGGGCGACGCCCAGCACCGCGCCATCCTAAACACCCTCCTGGCCATGACTGCCAGTGCCATAACCACCGTGGTGGCCTCCAGCCTGCTGGAGAGGGACGGCAAGCTCAGCCCCGGCCACCTGCAGAACGGCAGCCTGGCCGGCGGGGTGGCCATTGGCGTGGTGGCCGACATGGCCGTGCCACCAGTGGCCGCTcttgccctgggcagcctctcgGCCGTGGTGTGTGTCCTCGGCTTCAGGTTCCTCACGCCGCTCCTGGCGAGGAAACTCACGCTCCACGACCAGTGTGGCATCCACAACCTCCACGGCTTGCCCGGCATCCTTGGCGGCGCCGCCAGCGTCGTGGCCGTCCTGGTGGCACCCAAAGACGCCTCCGGGTCCCTTCCCTCTCAGCTGTCCCCTGCTGGGGGCAATGCCAGCGAGGTGGCGGAGGGGCAGTGGGGGGTCCGCGGGGTGGGCGGGCAGGCGCTGTGCCAGGCAGCGGGGCTGGCGGTGGCCATCGGTGCCTCGCTGCTCGCCGGGCTGCTCACCGGGAGCGCCCTGcggctgccctgcctggcccgGCCGCCCGAGCGGCTCTGCTTCGATGACTCGCTGTATTTTAAGATCCACGAGCAGGCTGAGAGCCCGGGGGCAGACAGCAGCGCTGAGGAAggagccctggctctgcaggagcaggtttAG